The Paraburkholderia bonniea genome includes a window with the following:
- a CDS encoding M15 family metallopeptidase, whose product MKLLCALLVCIPAVCAADNLQVEDQRPNDFVNLNTIAPEIQYDLRYFTDHNFVGRRIEGYDAPVCLLTNQAAQALKSVQDRLLPMGLTLKVYDCYRPQNAVDDFAKWAKNLSSTKMRTEFYPEVKKDRLFSDGYIAYRSGHSRGSTMDLTIVPVGSQIPAYDPKRKQVSCTSPASQRTPDNSLDFGAGFDCFSPLSHPDSQVVSPQQRANRLLLQSLMVQAGFKPLDTEWWHFTLAKEPYPDTYFNFPVAN is encoded by the coding sequence ATGAAACTGTTATGTGCCCTTCTTGTCTGCATTCCGGCAGTTTGCGCAGCCGACAATCTTCAAGTTGAAGACCAGCGGCCCAACGATTTTGTGAACCTGAATACGATCGCGCCAGAAATTCAATACGATTTACGCTATTTTACGGACCATAATTTCGTCGGCCGAAGGATTGAGGGTTATGACGCCCCGGTTTGTCTGCTAACGAATCAGGCTGCACAAGCGCTCAAATCCGTTCAAGACCGCTTATTGCCAATGGGGCTTACGCTGAAGGTCTACGATTGTTACCGCCCGCAAAATGCTGTCGACGACTTTGCCAAGTGGGCAAAAAATCTCAGCAGCACAAAGATGCGCACAGAGTTCTATCCCGAAGTCAAAAAAGACCGGCTATTTAGTGATGGTTATATCGCTTACCGCTCGGGGCACAGCCGTGGCAGCACCATGGACCTGACGATTGTTCCGGTAGGCAGCCAAATTCCCGCATATGACCCCAAACGCAAGCAGGTTAGTTGCACGTCACCCGCATCGCAACGTACGCCGGACAACAGCCTGGACTTCGGGGCCGGCTTTGATTGTTTTAGTCCGCTTTCGCACCCCGATTCACAAGTGGTTTCGCCGCAGCAAAGAGCCAATCGTCTGCTTTTGCAAAGTCTGATGGTACAGGCGGGTTTTAAGCCGCTGGATACCGAATGGTGGCACTTCACCCTTGCCAAAGAACCTTACCCCGACACCTACTTTAATTTCCCAGTTGCAAATTGA
- the rng gene encoding ribonuclease G: MNEEILINVTPQETRVAFVQQGAVQELHVERTLSRGRVGNVYLGKVVRVLPGMQSAFIDIGLERAAFLHVADIWHPRTSGEAHSSSPVQPIEKIVFEGQALMVQVVKDPIGTKGARLSTQISIAGRTLVYLPQEPHIGISQKIESEAEREAIRARLTALLPADEKGGYIVRTIAEDASSEELAGDVAYLRTTWATIQAQAQRMPPTSLLHQDLNLAQRVLRDFVTDETTRIQVDSRETFQMLSDFALQFTPAVASRLHHYAGERPLFDLYSIEAEIQRALSRRVDLKSGGYLVIDQTEAMTTIDVNTGGYVGARNFDDTIFKTNLEAAHTIARQLRLRNLGGVIIIDFIDMENTEHREQVLGELKKALSRDRTRVTVNTFSQLGLVEMTRKRTRESLAHVLCEPCPVCQGKGQVKTARTVCYDVLREILRESRQFNPREFRVVASQQVVDLFLEEESQHLAMLIDFIGKPISLQVESNLSQEQYDIVLM; encoded by the coding sequence ATGAATGAAGAAATCCTGATTAATGTCACGCCCCAGGAAACGCGCGTCGCGTTTGTCCAGCAAGGGGCCGTCCAGGAGCTTCACGTCGAGCGCACGCTGTCGCGTGGCCGCGTCGGCAATGTGTATCTCGGCAAAGTCGTACGCGTACTGCCTGGCATGCAGTCTGCGTTCATTGATATCGGCCTTGAGCGCGCCGCTTTTTTGCACGTGGCCGATATCTGGCATCCACGCACTTCCGGTGAAGCCCACTCGTCCAGCCCGGTTCAACCGATTGAAAAAATTGTTTTCGAAGGCCAGGCGCTGATGGTTCAGGTCGTGAAAGACCCGATCGGCACCAAGGGCGCGCGGCTATCAACCCAGATCAGCATCGCGGGCCGCACGCTGGTGTATCTGCCGCAAGAGCCACACATCGGCATCTCGCAGAAAATCGAAAGCGAAGCCGAACGCGAAGCGATCCGCGCCCGGCTCACAGCCTTGCTGCCCGCCGACGAAAAAGGCGGCTACATCGTGCGCACCATTGCCGAAGATGCGAGCAGCGAAGAGCTCGCCGGTGACGTCGCGTATCTGCGCACCACCTGGGCCACGATCCAGGCTCAGGCGCAGCGCATGCCGCCAACCAGCCTGCTGCACCAGGACCTGAACCTGGCGCAACGCGTGCTACGCGATTTCGTCACTGACGAAACCACCCGCATTCAGGTGGATTCGCGTGAAACCTTCCAGATGCTGTCCGACTTTGCGCTCCAGTTCACCCCGGCAGTAGCATCACGCCTGCACCATTACGCGGGCGAGCGACCCTTGTTCGATCTCTACAGCATCGAAGCCGAAATCCAGCGAGCGCTCTCGCGGCGGGTCGATCTGAAATCGGGCGGCTACCTCGTGATCGACCAGACCGAAGCGATGACCACCATTGACGTCAACACGGGCGGCTATGTTGGCGCACGCAATTTCGATGACACGATCTTTAAGACCAACCTGGAAGCTGCGCACACGATTGCGCGCCAGTTGCGGCTGCGCAACCTAGGCGGCGTCATCATCATCGACTTCATTGATATGGAGAACACCGAGCATCGTGAGCAAGTGTTGGGTGAGCTGAAAAAAGCGCTGTCGCGCGACCGCACGCGGGTCACGGTCAATACGTTCTCGCAGTTGGGGCTGGTGGAAATGACGCGCAAACGCACGCGTGAATCGCTCGCCCATGTGCTATGCGAGCCCTGCCCGGTATGCCAGGGCAAAGGGCAGGTCAAGACAGCGCGTACCGTCTGCTATGACGTGCTGCGCGAAATTCTGCGCGAATCGCGCCAGTTCAATCCGCGCGAGTTCCGGGTGGTCGCATCACAGCAGGTAGTGGATCTGTTTCTTGAAGAAGAATCACAGCATCTGGCCATGCTAATTGACTTTATTGGCAAGCCGATATCGTTGCAGGTTGAATCGAATTTAAGTCAGGAGCAATACGACATTGTTTTGATGTAA
- a CDS encoding 2OG-Fe(II) oxygenase, which produces MVEINRTWLEWLNANENGAAAEPSGQTDATPVAVEQAPTSGGSLAAGNFIRAWDRDIKVVMRRENPSVVVLADVLSAEECDEVIRRSADRLQRSQVVHPENGERYTIETRTSENFWFAQGEDEFVENLERRMAALMNWPIENGEGLQVVHYGIGGEYQPHFDYFDPEVPGHASYLERGGQRVATLLIYLNDVEGGGETIFPSLGLSVVPRKGGAVYFHYLDSENKLDALTLHGGVPVARGEKWIMTKWIRERQFI; this is translated from the coding sequence ATGGTTGAAATTAATCGGACATGGCTTGAATGGCTAAATGCCAATGAGAACGGTGCGGCGGCTGAGCCGTCGGGCCAGACGGATGCGACTCCGGTCGCAGTGGAACAGGCTCCCACCAGCGGAGGCTCCCTCGCGGCAGGCAATTTTATTCGCGCCTGGGATCGTGACATCAAAGTAGTGATGCGCCGTGAAAACCCATCTGTCGTAGTGCTGGCTGATGTGCTGAGTGCCGAAGAGTGCGATGAAGTGATCCGGCGTTCGGCGGACCGGCTGCAACGCTCACAAGTGGTTCATCCCGAAAATGGCGAGCGTTACACCATTGAGACCCGGACCAGCGAAAATTTCTGGTTTGCGCAGGGCGAGGACGAATTTGTCGAGAACCTGGAACGCCGCATGGCGGCGTTAATGAACTGGCCGATTGAAAATGGCGAAGGTTTGCAGGTCGTGCATTACGGCATCGGTGGCGAGTACCAGCCGCATTTCGACTATTTCGATCCTGAAGTGCCGGGTCACGCTAGTTATCTGGAGCGTGGCGGCCAGCGGGTGGCGACGTTGCTGATTTATCTGAATGATGTTGAAGGAGGTGGCGAAACTATTTTCCCGTCACTCGGCCTGTCGGTGGTGCCACGCAAGGGTGGCGCGGTGTATTTCCATTATCTGGACAGCGAGAACAAGCTCGACGCACTGACGCTGCACGGCGGCGTACCGGTGGCTCGCGGTGAGAAATGGATCATGACAAAGTGGATCCGCGAAAGGCAATTTATTTAA
- a CDS encoding glycosyltransferase family 2 protein: MFSIIIPTWNNLPYLQLVIESLRAHSTHQHQIIVHVNDGSDGTLDWVREQGLDHTASAQNIGICHAVNLAAAHATEDYVVYMNDDMYCCPGWDAALVRHLAQMPADGLFMLSGTMIEPVDSGNPCVVVSDFGRDAAQFQASKLIAAAPTLVRADWRGATWPPTLVRRDWWHKLGGYSSELSPGMSSDNDFSMKLWDAGCRVFLGVGDSLVYHFQQKSTGKIIKNDGRRQFLHKWGMTQATFDRFYLRRGQPVAGMLVTPEPEQNSRWRRAMLKSRLKRMLS; this comes from the coding sequence ATGTTTTCAATCATCATTCCAACGTGGAACAACCTGCCTTACCTGCAACTGGTGATCGAGAGCTTGCGTGCTCATTCCACCCATCAGCACCAGATCATTGTTCACGTGAACGATGGTTCAGATGGAACCCTTGACTGGGTGCGTGAGCAGGGGCTTGACCATACGGCATCGGCGCAGAACATCGGGATCTGTCACGCGGTGAATCTTGCTGCCGCGCATGCCACGGAAGATTACGTGGTCTACATGAATGACGACATGTACTGCTGCCCCGGTTGGGATGCCGCGCTAGTGCGCCATTTGGCGCAGATGCCAGCGGATGGTCTGTTTATGTTGTCGGGCACGATGATTGAGCCAGTAGATTCCGGCAACCCTTGTGTCGTGGTGAGTGATTTTGGCCGGGATGCTGCCCAGTTTCAGGCCAGCAAGCTGATTGCCGCGGCACCCACGCTGGTGCGTGCCGACTGGCGCGGGGCCACCTGGCCGCCGACACTGGTGCGGCGTGACTGGTGGCACAAACTGGGCGGATACAGCAGCGAACTGAGCCCGGGCATGAGCAGCGATAACGATTTTTCAATGAAATTGTGGGATGCCGGCTGCCGAGTGTTTCTGGGGGTAGGCGATAGCCTCGTGTATCACTTTCAGCAAAAAAGCACTGGGAAAATCATTAAGAACGATGGCCGTCGGCAATTTCTGCACAAATGGGGCATGACGCAGGCGACCTTCGACCGGTTCTATTTGCGTCGTGGCCAGCCAGTGGCGGGCATGCTCGTCACGCCAGAGCCGGAGCAAAACTCACGCTGGCGCAGGGCGATGCTCAAGTCGCGCCTCAAACGCATGCTGAGCTGA
- a CDS encoding Maf family protein, which yields MPLPAIAATAALALHPFIYLASQSPRRQELLQQLGVRYTLLLPRPDEDAEALEAEQPGELAAAYVQRVCLAKAQAARARLVASGNPNAPVLVADTTVTLDDAILGKPTDADHALTMLSQLAGREHEVLTALTVVDDTGVVQPVQLSRSRVRLAAVSTDVLQRYIETGEPFGKAGAYGIQGRAAAFIEHIEGSYSGIMGLPLFETSALLRATRIDF from the coding sequence ATGCCTTTGCCTGCCATCGCAGCAACCGCTGCGCTTGCGTTGCATCCATTCATCTATCTCGCCTCACAAAGCCCGCGCCGCCAGGAACTCCTGCAACAGCTTGGCGTGCGCTACACGTTGCTCTTGCCACGCCCCGATGAAGACGCCGAAGCGCTCGAAGCAGAGCAGCCAGGCGAGCTTGCAGCCGCCTACGTGCAACGCGTTTGCCTCGCCAAAGCACAAGCCGCACGAGCGCGCCTGGTGGCCAGCGGCAACCCCAACGCCCCGGTGCTGGTGGCTGACACCACCGTCACCCTTGACGATGCGATCCTCGGCAAGCCCACGGATGCCGACCATGCGCTAACGATGCTTAGCCAGCTCGCCGGACGTGAGCACGAAGTCCTAACCGCGCTCACGGTGGTCGATGACACCGGCGTAGTACAACCAGTGCAGCTGTCACGCTCACGCGTGCGCCTGGCCGCCGTGTCAACCGACGTGCTGCAACGTTACATCGAGACCGGTGAGCCTTTCGGCAAGGCAGGCGCATACGGCATCCAGGGACGCGCAGCGGCCTTTATCGAGCATATTGAAGGGTCTTACTCGGGTATCATGGGCTTACCGCTGTTCGAAACTTCCGCCCTCCTGCGTGCAACGCGCATCGACTTCTAA
- the rsfS gene encoding ribosome silencing factor has translation MDIRKLQRAIVDALEDVKAQDIKVFNTSHLTSLFDRVIVASGTSNRQTKALASSVSSTVKEQGGEVISIEGEDVGEWVLVDCGDAVVHIMQPALRQYYNLEEIWGDKPVRIKLTESSPFSGARASEPLDDEEEDEAPAASAKPARKTPARRR, from the coding sequence ATGGACATTCGCAAACTACAACGCGCCATCGTCGACGCTCTCGAAGACGTGAAAGCGCAGGACATCAAGGTGTTCAACACCAGCCATCTCACCTCGCTGTTCGACCGCGTGATCGTCGCCAGCGGCACCTCGAACCGCCAGACTAAAGCACTCGCCTCCAGCGTAAGCAGCACCGTCAAGGAGCAAGGCGGCGAAGTCATCAGCATCGAAGGCGAAGACGTGGGCGAATGGGTGCTGGTCGATTGCGGCGACGCCGTGGTCCACATCATGCAACCCGCCTTGCGCCAGTACTACAACCTCGAAGAAATCTGGGGCGACAAGCCGGTGCGGATCAAGCTGACGGAATCCAGCCCGTTTAGCGGTGCCCGCGCCAGCGAGCCCCTTGACGACGAAGAAGAAGACGAGGCCCCTGCGGCATCCGCCAAACCCGCTCGCAAAACTCCGGCACGCCGCCGTTAA
- the rlmH gene encoding 23S rRNA (pseudouridine(1915)-N(3))-methyltransferase RlmH: MKLHILAVGHKMPGWIATGFDEYVKRMPPELRIELREIKPEPRSAGRPAESVMAAERQKIEAVLPRHARVIALDEHGRDWTTMQLASALPEWQQDGRDVAFLIGGADGLDAQLKARASMLLRVSSLTLPHAMVRVLLAEQLYRAWSITQSHPYHRV; this comes from the coding sequence ATGAAGCTGCATATCCTCGCCGTCGGCCACAAGATGCCTGGCTGGATCGCTACCGGCTTCGACGAATACGTCAAACGCATGCCGCCGGAACTACGCATCGAACTGCGCGAGATCAAGCCAGAACCCCGTTCGGCCGGCCGCCCGGCTGAAAGCGTGATGGCCGCCGAACGGCAGAAAATCGAAGCCGTGTTGCCCAGGCACGCGCGCGTCATCGCGCTGGACGAGCACGGCCGCGACTGGACCACGATGCAACTGGCCAGCGCGCTGCCTGAGTGGCAGCAAGACGGGCGTGATGTGGCGTTTCTGATTGGCGGTGCCGATGGGCTCGATGCCCAGTTGAAAGCCCGCGCCAGCATGCTGCTGCGGGTCTCCAGCCTGACCTTGCCGCATGCGATGGTGCGCGTGCTGCTGGCCGAACAGTTGTATCGCGCGTGGAGCATCACGCAAAGCCATCCTTATCACCGCGTGTAG
- a CDS encoding autotransporter domain-containing protein, whose product MNRIYSVVWNSTLRLLQVASEQVRSRSSKPGRKRAYRAGSSCGARVAHAGSAYLGHAVPARPLAIKLHTRQSAVLSCFLSTALMLQPQAAGAYGEPGTPGTVVTDGGTPPQNEGSLSGGAGGAGAPDSSSAGGGNGGGGGAGGTGILVQVPNTLLSNNTGATAQGGEGGTGGTSNQNNGGMGGEGGSGVVLNLGGLLNNGTVQGGAGGAGGEGGNIGGYGGSGGRGGDGVVTTGTGNAQAVAIDNRALIQGGAGGDGATTVTGFTGNGGTGGNAVVMADGTLTNNGNIVGGRGGTTASGNGEGGAGGAGISVSGNTQQAVIVNNEGDTITGGAGAAGGAIATTIPSGAGGAGIEGTNLYISNDGTIAGGEGGATGAGGAGGAGVEGANLSIVNTGTITGGAGGAGGAGGDNAASGAAGVGIEGADLVISNTGTISGGLNVNGSRASAVVFTGGDNVFQLNAGGIVIGNVDARAAAAAGGTNTLVLGGNSGSGSFDSREIGRQYLGFQAYAKNGTGTWTLTGDTTATEVTPWTLNAGTLSISRNGSLGADSGTLTFNGGTLNTSASIEMARAIAITSKNGTFDTNPDSTLTASGTISGEGSLTKTGAGTLTLSGANLYSGGTVLQAGTVSISADNNLGSALGMLTFNGGTLSTSASIGTARAITLQGSGGTFDTNLGSTLTANGMISGIGTLTKTGAGTLTLSGANTYGGGTVLGGGMLEISADNNLGETGPAGGTAGGVIFNGGSLRALSGFSTERALQLNGPGGTIDTAAGTLGWNGVISGTGMLSKTGNGELYLTGKNSYEGGTSVSAGTLTVDSRDQGLGVGSGGVNAVNVTASSTSSAAILRFVGDSRANGLTITTGERGRTVFADQSTAGDAHLSVNDQGRLILADTAQASDATLSNNKGGWVDISSLTAGGTAIGSLSGEGSVALGNRVLMLGGLNRNDVINGAISDGGEAGGSGGALLKMGSGALTLNGINTYTGGTNVAQGMLTIGDIAHLNASTAGDVTVSAAGTLRGYGAVGGSVLNEGMVWPGSPTGTLSVGGSYQQGASSTLQIDVSPTSASQLKVGGSATLGGTLSLLYAPGTYRAISYQIVRSQGLSGDFSNVTTNGSEPQNLKRSVNLSQSGVVLSLGEPMPPVDPNQPVDPNQPVDPNQPVDPNPPGTPTGPVVVAPTNATLFGALGSAAMREGQQVNDLLLERLSRLCTDASARDAGCLPMGRHAWVQTTGAIAQVGGNSGAPGYTDRRYGFLAGIDRQVNAWTVGVAAGYSHADVTEQQTGSSGKIDTLRVAGYGGRSLGPVDVAGTFGYAHDFLSSSRNFGGFGNADGDSQGDEMHIGAQVSLPLSVGPLIVTPRVGLRYQYFHGHAFDESGPTGQNLMVGMQNLKSLQPYVGVSAGYPFMLLGERPGLVEVRLGYAYETLDPSRSVAVTAADGTGFIAPGAASSRGMLSAGLGVKLPLRKMLDLNAGYDTLIHTGNVSGQAFRLGLTYRF is encoded by the coding sequence ATGAACCGTATTTACAGCGTTGTCTGGAATTCCACGTTGCGTCTGCTCCAGGTCGCTTCCGAGCAGGTGCGCTCACGCAGTAGCAAGCCGGGGCGCAAGCGTGCCTATCGCGCTGGTTCCAGTTGTGGTGCTCGGGTTGCCCATGCTGGAAGCGCGTATCTGGGCCATGCGGTACCGGCCCGGCCGCTCGCCATCAAACTGCATACGCGGCAAAGCGCTGTGCTGAGCTGCTTTCTGTCCACGGCCTTGATGCTGCAGCCCCAGGCGGCTGGCGCGTATGGCGAGCCAGGAACGCCAGGCACGGTCGTGACGGATGGAGGGACTCCGCCGCAAAACGAAGGGTCATTGTCAGGCGGTGCTGGTGGTGCAGGGGCACCGGATAGCAGCTCCGCGGGCGGCGGTAATGGCGGCGGCGGGGGAGCCGGTGGCACAGGCATTCTGGTTCAGGTACCCAACACGTTGCTGAGCAATAACACTGGAGCCACAGCACAAGGCGGTGAGGGAGGCACTGGGGGCACGAGTAATCAGAATAATGGCGGCATGGGGGGCGAGGGCGGTAGTGGCGTTGTGCTGAATTTGGGCGGTCTGCTCAACAATGGCACCGTGCAAGGCGGCGCGGGCGGTGCGGGGGGGGAGGGTGGAAATATCGGCGGGTATGGTGGGAGTGGCGGCAGGGGCGGCGATGGCGTGGTTACGACCGGAACCGGAAATGCCCAGGCGGTGGCAATCGACAATCGTGCTTTGATTCAAGGAGGGGCGGGCGGAGATGGCGCTACGACGGTTACTGGTTTTACCGGTAATGGGGGGACGGGCGGTAACGCTGTCGTCATGGCGGACGGGACGTTGACTAATAACGGGAATATCGTGGGCGGCCGCGGCGGTACAACGGCGAGCGGTAACGGAGAGGGCGGTGCCGGTGGGGCGGGGATCTCGGTGAGCGGTAACACGCAGCAGGCGGTGATTGTCAATAACGAGGGCGACACGATTACGGGCGGTGCGGGGGCGGCGGGAGGGGCTATAGCGACCACGATCCCAAGCGGTGCAGGAGGCGCGGGTATTGAGGGGACCAATCTGTATATCTCCAACGACGGCACGATCGCAGGGGGTGAAGGCGGTGCGACAGGTGCCGGCGGCGCAGGAGGCGCTGGCGTTGAGGGTGCCAACTTGTCTATCGTCAACACGGGCACGATCACGGGCGGTGCGGGCGGTGCGGGCGGTGCTGGCGGCGATAACGCCGCCAGCGGTGCCGCAGGTGTGGGCATTGAGGGGGCCGATCTGGTTATCTCCAATACAGGCACCATCAGCGGCGGGCTGAACGTGAATGGCTCGCGTGCCAGCGCGGTGGTGTTTACCGGTGGCGACAATGTGTTCCAGCTGAATGCGGGTGGCATCGTCATCGGCAATGTCGATGCGCGCGCAGCAGCCGCAGCGGGCGGCACGAATACCCTGGTGCTCGGCGGTAATAGCGGCTCGGGGAGCTTTGACAGTCGTGAGATTGGCCGGCAGTACCTCGGTTTTCAGGCGTATGCGAAGAATGGCACTGGCACCTGGACGCTGACCGGTGATACCACTGCCACTGAGGTGACGCCCTGGACCTTGAACGCCGGCACGCTGTCGATTAGCCGCAATGGCAGCCTGGGCGCGGATTCGGGCACGCTGACTTTCAATGGTGGCACGCTCAACACCAGCGCCAGCATCGAGATGGCACGCGCGATCGCCATCACGTCGAAAAACGGCACATTCGACACCAACCCGGATAGCACGCTCACGGCCAGTGGCACGATCTCGGGCGAAGGCAGCCTGACCAAGACCGGCGCGGGCACGCTGACATTGTCGGGGGCGAACCTCTATAGCGGCGGTACGGTGCTGCAAGCGGGCACGGTGTCGATCAGCGCCGACAACAACCTCGGCAGCGCGCTCGGCATGTTGACTTTCAATGGCGGCACGCTCAGCACCAGCGCCAGCATCGGGACAGCGCGCGCGATCACGTTGCAAGGCAGTGGCGGCACATTCGACACCAACCTGGGTAGCACGCTCACGGCTAACGGCATGATTTCGGGCATTGGCACCCTGACCAAGACGGGTGCGGGCACGCTGACGCTGTCTGGGGCCAACACCTATGGCGGCGGCACGGTGCTTGGCGGCGGCATGCTTGAGATCAGCGCAGATAACAACCTTGGCGAGACGGGTCCGGCGGGTGGGACGGCTGGCGGCGTGATCTTCAACGGCGGCAGCTTGAGGGCATTGAGCGGGTTCTCGACAGAGCGCGCGCTGCAACTCAATGGCCCGGGCGGCACGATCGACACCGCGGCAGGCACGCTTGGCTGGAATGGCGTGATTAGCGGCACGGGCATGCTGAGCAAAACAGGGAACGGCGAGCTCTATCTGACGGGGAAGAACAGCTACGAGGGCGGCACGTCGGTCAGCGCCGGGACGCTGACTGTCGACAGCCGCGATCAAGGGCTCGGGGTGGGAAGCGGTGGTGTGAATGCAGTGAATGTGACGGCGTCGTCCACCTCGTCCGCCGCGATTTTGCGCTTCGTGGGCGATAGCCGGGCGAATGGCCTGACCATTACCACGGGCGAGAGAGGGCGGACGGTCTTCGCTGACCAGAGCACAGCGGGCGACGCGCACCTGAGCGTCAATGACCAGGGCCGGTTGATCCTGGCGGACACAGCACAGGCATCAGACGCGACGCTCAGTAACAACAAGGGCGGCTGGGTGGATATCAGTTCGCTGACAGCCGGCGGCACGGCGATCGGGTCGCTCTCGGGCGAGGGTTCGGTGGCGCTGGGAAATCGCGTGCTGATGCTGGGGGGGCTGAACCGCAACGATGTGATCAATGGCGCGATCAGCGATGGCGGTGAGGCGGGCGGCAGCGGCGGCGCGCTGCTCAAGATGGGCAGCGGCGCGCTGACGCTCAATGGCATCAATACCTATACCGGTGGCACAAACGTCGCGCAGGGCATGCTGACCATCGGCGACATCGCCCATCTGAACGCCAGTACAGCGGGCGATGTCACGGTGAGCGCTGCGGGGACATTACGCGGTTATGGCGCTGTGGGTGGCTCGGTGCTGAACGAGGGTATGGTCTGGCCGGGCAGTCCGACTGGCACGCTCTCGGTGGGGGGCAGTTATCAGCAGGGTGCAAGCAGCACCTTGCAGATCGACGTGAGCCCGACGAGCGCATCGCAACTCAAGGTGGGCGGCTCAGCGACGCTGGGTGGCACGCTTTCCTTGCTCTATGCGCCGGGCACCTATCGCGCGATCAGTTATCAGATCGTCCGCTCACAGGGGTTGAGCGGCGATTTCAGCAACGTCACGACGAACGGCAGCGAGCCGCAAAACCTCAAGCGCAGCGTCAATCTGAGTCAGTCAGGGGTGGTGCTGTCGTTAGGCGAGCCGATGCCGCCAGTGGATCCGAACCAGCCAGTGGATCCGAACCAGCCAGTAGATCCGAACCAGCCAGTGGATCCCAATCCGCCCGGTACGCCGACGGGGCCGGTAGTGGTCGCACCGACCAATGCCACGTTGTTTGGCGCACTCGGCTCAGCCGCGATGCGCGAGGGCCAGCAGGTCAACGATCTGTTGCTGGAGCGCTTGAGCCGGCTATGCACGGATGCCAGCGCCCGTGATGCTGGTTGCCTGCCTATGGGCCGTCATGCCTGGGTGCAAACCACCGGCGCAATCGCGCAAGTGGGCGGCAATAGTGGCGCGCCGGGTTATACCGATCGCCGCTATGGGTTTCTCGCGGGCATTGATCGTCAAGTCAATGCGTGGACAGTTGGCGTGGCTGCGGGTTATAGCCATGCCGATGTGACGGAACAGCAAACCGGCAGCAGCGGCAAGATCGATACGCTGCGTGTGGCGGGCTATGGCGGCCGCTCACTCGGGCCGGTGGATGTTGCGGGAACCTTTGGCTATGCTCACGACTTTCTCTCGTCGAGCCGCAACTTTGGCGGCTTTGGCAATGCCGATGGCGATAGTCAGGGCGACGAGATGCATATCGGCGCGCAGGTCAGCTTGCCATTGAGCGTCGGCCCGCTGATCGTGACGCCGCGGGTTGGCTTGCGTTATCAGTACTTCCATGGGCACGCCTTCGATGAGTCCGGCCCGACCGGACAAAATCTCATGGTCGGCATGCAAAACCTGAAAAGCCTACAGCCTTATGTGGGCGTGAGCGCGGGCTATCCGTTCATGTTGCTGGGCGAGCGGCCAGGGCTGGTGGAAGTGCGGCTGGGCTATGCCTATGAAACGCTTGATCCTTCACGCTCGGTGGCGGTGACTGCGGCCGATGGCACGGGTTTTATCGCGCCTGGTGCGGCTTCGTCGCGCGGCATGTTGAGCGCCGGATTAGGTGTGAAGCTGCCGCTGCGCAAGATGCTCGACCTGAACGCGGGTTACGACACGCTGATTCATACCGGGAACGTATCGGGCCAGGCATTCAGGCTGGGGCTGACTTATCGGTTTTAA